ATCCTCCGAGAAACTGGTCGCCGCGCTGGAGAAGGCCAAGTCCACGACCCTGCCGCGTTTCATCTTCGCGCTGGGCATCCGCGAGGTGGGCGAGGCGACGGCGGCCAACCTGGCGCGCCACTTCGGCACCCTGGATGCGCTGATGGCCGCCGAGCTGGCCGACCTCGAGGCGGTGGAGGACGTCGGTCCGGTGGTGGCGGCCCACGTGCACACCTTCTTCCGCCAGGAGCACAACCGCGAGACCATCGAGGCGCTGCGCGAGCTGGGCGTGAGCTGGGCCGAGCAGAGCGTCGGCGAGCGCCCCCAGCCGCTGGCCGGCCAGACCTGGGTGCTCACCGGCACGCTCGAGAGCATGACCCGCGACGAGGGCAAGGAACGCCTGCAGGCGCTGGGCGCCAAGGTGGCCGGCAGCGTATCGAAGAAGACCGCCGCGGTGGTGGCCGGCGAAGCCGCGGGCAGCAAGCTGGCCAAGGCCCGGGAGCTGGGCGTGGAAGTGCTCGACGAGGCCGTCTTCCTCGAGCGGCTGGCCGCCTGGGAGCGCGGTGAAGGCACAACCGGCGACGAGGAGGCCGAACCATGAGCGACGGTCGCTTCATCGAGGTGCCCTACCGCATGCTGCCGGGCGAGACCCTGGACGCCCTGCTGGAAACCTTCGTCACCCGCCAGGGCTACGACACCAGCGACACCGGCGAGGGCATGCGCGGCTGGGTCGGCCAGCTCAAGCGCCAGCTCGAGCGCGGCGAGCTGATCATCGCCCACGACCTGCAGACCGAAACCACCGAGGTGATGACGCTGGCCCAGTGGCGCGCCTTCGGCCGCGACCTGGCCGACGACGAGGAGGAGGGCTAGCGGGCGCCGCACGACCAAGGTCCAAGCGTACCGACGCGAGAATGTAACGGAGAATTGATCCAGATCAGAGGCTGAGAGCCCTCATGCGGCAAGAATGGCTCTTCTCATTCTTCCGCTGACGGTCGCGCCTCCAGGGACGGGAAACGGCGCCTCGTCCCGCTCGTTGAGTATCGCAATGCTCGCCTACGTTCGTTCTCGTCTTGCCTGCTGGAGATCCCTCCAGGGTTTCGTGCTGGTGGCGATCCTCTCTGCCTCGTTGACCGTCTTCGTCGGCGTTACCCTGGTCTCGTCGCTGCTCTATGAGAACATCCTGGCGCGCCAGGCCGAGCAGACCTCCGAGACCCTGGCCCGGCAGAGCTTCAACGCCATGCTGCAGGTGATGCGCCAGGGCTGGAGCCGCGATGAGATGGAAGCCTTCATCGACGAGACCAAGCGCGCCCATGCCGGCGCCGGCTATCGCTTCACCTTCTATCGCGGCGAGCGGGTCTCGGAGCGCTACGGGGTGATCGACCAGCCGCCCCTGGACATCGTCATTCGCTCCGCCCTCGAGACGGGCAACGAGCGGGTGTGGCGCGAGAACGGCACGGTGCGCTGGGTCATGCCGCTGGTGGCGCGGCCGGAGTGCCTCGCCTGCCACCAGAACGCGGCCACCGGCGACGTGCTGGGGGTGATCGACATCCAGCGCGACATGGCCCCGATCAGCCGCGAGATGCGCTTCAATTACCTGGCCCTGTTCATCGTCGCCGCGCTGTTGATTCTGCTGCTGGCGCTGGGCATGTCGAAGCTGTTCGCGGAGCGGATCCAGGTCACCCTCGACCAGTTC
This portion of the Billgrantia sulfidoxydans genome encodes:
- a CDS encoding YheU family protein — translated: MSDGRFIEVPYRMLPGETLDALLETFVTRQGYDTSDTGEGMRGWVGQLKRQLERGELIIAHDLQTETTEVMTLAQWRAFGRDLADDEEEG